One region of Anabaena sphaerica FACHB-251 genomic DNA includes:
- a CDS encoding SPL family radical SAM protein produces the protein MAKLQDEYKEQTPSRFVNEQFGDTNVYFQNAKSLLTKATGFIAAYDFTLNPYRGCQYGCSYCYAAAFSPNTQMRKDWGKWVIYKENAAKILGKELEKWYRKNPNQPPRIYMSSVTDPYQPLESKHQLTRSLLEVMLDYRPTLVIQTRSPIITRDIDYLQRFQRLRINMSITTGSEAVRKDFEPRSPSIKARFNAINKIKQSIDSSKGFIPKISITVTPLLPTLVNDEDDFIERLAIADRVVIQDFHKSDSRSLVASTRQEAEEFKHKYSWWYDQGKYNYIRFKEKLLSRLSGVEIKEGKDGFGYE, from the coding sequence ATGGCCAAACTACAAGATGAATATAAGGAACAAACACCAAGCAGATTTGTAAATGAACAGTTTGGTGATACCAATGTTTATTTCCAAAATGCTAAATCACTACTAACAAAAGCGACTGGTTTTATTGCTGCTTATGATTTTACTCTCAATCCTTATCGGGGTTGTCAATATGGATGTAGTTATTGTTATGCTGCTGCATTTAGCCCCAATACTCAAATGCGAAAAGATTGGGGTAAATGGGTAATTTACAAAGAAAATGCGGCTAAAATTTTGGGAAAAGAATTAGAAAAATGGTATAGAAAAAATCCGAATCAGCCTCCCAGGATTTACATGAGTAGTGTAACAGATCCTTATCAACCTTTGGAATCTAAACATCAATTAACTCGTAGTTTATTAGAGGTGATGCTTGATTATCGTCCAACTCTAGTAATTCAAACTCGTAGTCCGATTATTACTAGAGATATTGATTATTTACAAAGATTTCAAAGGCTGCGAATTAATATGAGTATTACGACGGGAAGCGAAGCAGTACGAAAGGATTTTGAACCTCGTTCACCTAGTATTAAAGCTAGATTTAATGCTATCAATAAAATCAAGCAAAGTATTGATAGTTCTAAAGGTTTTATTCCCAAAATTTCTATTACTGTTACACCACTACTGCCGACTTTAGTAAATGATGAAGATGATTTTATTGAGAGATTAGCAATTGCTGATAGAGTGGTAATTCAGGATTTTCACAAAAGTGATAGTCGCTCTCTTGTAGCATCAACTCGTCAAGAAGCTGAAGAATTTAAGCATAAATATAGTTGGTGGTATGACCAGGGAAAATACAATTATATAAGATTTAAAGAGAAATTACTTTCTCGGCTTTCAGGAGTGGAAATAAAAGAAGGAAAAGATGGTTTTGGCTATGAGTAA
- a CDS encoding ParA family protein, with protein sequence MTAKVISVCNLKGGVGKTTLVMALAEYLAGDTMYGKRVLTIDLDPQSNLTSALMSEEVWEWQYNQKGLTLPFLLKNADYFLEQGKSQKFIVKEEVSNVRNKNSFNCLHLIPSSPRLFEVQEYLPANAVAILHNIINPLIEEYDYILIDCPPSINNVIKSAFYASDFCLIPCVPSRMSINGLELLLEQISQFKKDYEHKISTIGTLISRYNGTVAQTHNLNFIIVNPFFPPTFATRIPERAKIAEGLDFHHPLTYKQKYGDGHEVMIELTKEFMQRVDSSNVYAPLMASLL encoded by the coding sequence ATGACAGCTAAAGTAATTAGTGTTTGCAACCTTAAGGGTGGAGTTGGCAAAACCACCCTCGTCATGGCCTTAGCGGAGTATTTAGCCGGAGATACCATGTATGGTAAGCGGGTACTTACTATTGACTTAGACCCTCAGAGTAATCTAACTAGCGCCTTGATGTCAGAAGAAGTCTGGGAATGGCAATATAATCAAAAGGGGTTGACATTACCTTTTCTCTTGAAAAATGCTGATTATTTTTTAGAACAGGGTAAGAGTCAAAAATTTATAGTCAAAGAGGAAGTTTCCAATGTCAGAAATAAAAACTCATTTAATTGTCTACATTTAATTCCTAGTAGTCCCAGATTATTTGAAGTCCAGGAATACTTACCAGCAAATGCGGTGGCAATTCTACATAACATTATCAATCCTTTAATAGAAGAATACGATTATATTCTCATCGATTGTCCGCCGAGTATCAATAATGTGATCAAAAGTGCCTTTTATGCCAGTGATTTTTGTTTAATTCCTTGTGTACCTAGCCGAATGTCAATTAACGGCTTAGAACTTTTGTTAGAACAAATTTCACAATTTAAGAAAGATTACGAACATAAAATTAGTACCATTGGCACTTTGATTTCTCGTTATAATGGTACTGTTGCCCAAACACACAATTTGAATTTTATTATTGTTAATCCCTTTTTCCCGCCAACTTTTGCAACGAGAATACCAGAAAGAGCGAAAATTGCTGAAGGTTTAGATTTTCATCATCCATTAACCTATAAACAAAAATATGGTGATGGACATGAAGTAATGATTGAACTGACCAAAGAATTTATGCAAAGAGTCGATAGTAGTAACGTTTATGCACCGCTTATGGCTAGTTTGTTGTAA
- a CDS encoding metallophosphoesterase family protein, with product MKLKRRQLLFLGSLSAIGSGFFGWKLAYKNADNPFVETAIAGNLNPKDLFLRFVSVADTGTGAKGQYAVARAMNFYHQKNPYNLVILAGDNIYNNGEIEKIGAVFERPYQSLLKKDVKFHACLGNHDIRTDNGVPQVNYPGFNMTGRYYTFIRENVQFFGLDTNGNADWKNQLIWLEKELSLSKAAWKVVFGHHPIYASGAYGSNANFIKTFTPLFQKYGVQLYINGHEHHYERTRSINGTTYLICGAGAGNRPVGRSVWTEYSTSNLSFAAYDVYADRIEVSGIGTDNRVFDRGLIRVKSV from the coding sequence ATGAAACTTAAACGCCGTCAACTTTTATTTTTAGGTAGTCTTAGTGCGATTGGTTCAGGATTTTTCGGTTGGAAGTTAGCCTATAAAAATGCTGATAATCCTTTTGTAGAAACCGCCATAGCTGGAAATTTAAACCCAAAGGATTTGTTCTTGCGTTTTGTGTCTGTTGCTGATACGGGAACGGGTGCTAAAGGACAGTACGCTGTAGCTAGGGCGATGAATTTTTATCATCAGAAAAATCCCTACAATTTAGTTATTTTAGCTGGAGATAATATTTATAACAATGGCGAAATTGAGAAAATAGGGGCAGTTTTTGAGCGTCCTTATCAATCTTTGCTCAAAAAAGATGTGAAATTTCACGCTTGTTTAGGTAATCACGATATTAGAACTGATAATGGTGTTCCACAGGTAAATTATCCTGGCTTTAATATGACGGGACGATACTATACATTTATTCGGGAGAATGTGCAGTTTTTTGGTTTAGATACTAATGGTAATGCTGACTGGAAAAATCAGCTAATTTGGTTAGAGAAGGAATTAAGTTTAAGTAAAGCTGCTTGGAAGGTGGTATTTGGTCATCATCCAATTTATGCTTCTGGTGCTTATGGGAGTAATGCGAATTTTATTAAGACGTTTACGCCTTTATTTCAAAAATACGGTGTGCAGCTTTATATTAATGGTCATGAACATCACTATGAACGGACTCGTTCTATTAATGGTACGACTTATTTAATTTGTGGTGCTGGTGCGGGAAATCGTCCTGTAGGTCGTTCTGTGTGGACTGAATATTCTACAAGTAATTTAAGTTTTGCGGCTTATGATGTGTATGCAGATAGAATTGAGGTGAGTGGTATTGGTACTGATAACCGTGTTTTTGACCGTGGTTTGATTAGGGTGAAGAGTGTTTGA
- a CDS encoding 2Fe-2S iron-sulfur cluster-binding protein: MSKTYTVEIHHQGTIHTLQVPEDQAILTVAQNSGLDLPTSCGAGVCTTCAGQLIEGTVDQTDGMGVSLELQKQGYVLLCVAKPRSDLKVETEKEDIVYQKQFGK; the protein is encoded by the coding sequence ATGTCTAAAACTTACACCGTTGAAATTCACCACCAAGGCACAATTCATACCTTGCAAGTTCCCGAAGATCAAGCTATCCTCACAGTTGCTCAAAATTCTGGTTTAGACTTGCCAACTTCGTGTGGTGCTGGTGTTTGTACCACTTGCGCTGGTCAGCTTATTGAGGGAACTGTAGACCAAACTGACGGTATGGGTGTAAGTCTAGAATTGCAAAAACAAGGTTATGTCCTACTTTGTGTAGCTAAACCCCGTTCTGATTTAAAAGTTGAGACAGAAAAAGAAGACATCGTTTATCAGAAGCAATTTGGTAAGTAA
- a CDS encoding DUF3326 domain-containing protein — protein MQRPYTAILIVPTGIGAAIGGYAGDALPAARVISQVCDRLITHPNVLNGASLYWNIPNAFYVEGYGLDKFAAGEWGLRPVHSNRVGLLLDQGIEPELMLRHLQAADAARATLGLNLTNHVITDAPLNVELRISSSGASWGTIGNPDSLLRAAEILIKKEQAEAIAVVARFPDNIDKEATQNYRHGKGVDPLAGAEAVISHLLVRTFQIPCAHAPALAPAPPEPDLSPRSAAEELGYTFLPCVLVGLSRAPQFIVNREFINSLQADIWADQVDAVIAPANACGSSTLLSLSQKQCQIITVTENKTLIQVSAPALGIKSIQVNSYLEVVGVLVAHKAGINPWSLVISH, from the coding sequence ATGCAACGCCCATACACAGCGATTTTAATTGTACCTACTGGCATTGGAGCAGCCATTGGCGGTTATGCCGGTGACGCATTACCAGCAGCTAGAGTTATATCACAGGTGTGCGATCGCTTGATCACTCATCCCAACGTCCTCAACGGTGCAAGTTTATACTGGAATATCCCCAACGCCTTTTATGTGGAAGGATATGGTTTGGATAAATTTGCGGCTGGTGAATGGGGTTTACGTCCTGTCCATAGTAACCGCGTTGGTTTACTTTTAGACCAGGGAATTGAACCAGAATTAATGCTGAGACACCTGCAAGCCGCAGATGCAGCCAGAGCCACATTAGGATTAAATCTTACCAATCATGTAATTACAGATGCTCCATTAAACGTAGAATTACGCATATCTTCATCCGGCGCAAGTTGGGGAACTATTGGCAACCCAGATAGTTTATTACGGGCTGCGGAAATATTGATTAAAAAAGAGCAAGCAGAAGCGATCGCAGTTGTTGCCCGTTTCCCCGATAATATAGATAAAGAAGCAACGCAAAATTACCGTCATGGTAAAGGCGTAGACCCCCTAGCAGGCGCAGAAGCCGTAATTAGCCATTTATTAGTGCGAACCTTTCAAATTCCTTGCGCCCATGCTCCCGCCCTTGCACCAGCACCCCCAGAACCAGACTTATCCCCCCGTTCCGCCGCCGAAGAATTAGGTTATACTTTTTTACCATGTGTTCTTGTCGGCTTGAGCCGCGCTCCCCAGTTTATTGTCAACAGAGAATTTATCAATTCTTTACAAGCAGATATTTGGGCAGATCAAGTTGATGCTGTTATAGCACCAGCAAACGCTTGTGGGAGCAGCACCTTACTCAGTTTAAGCCAGAAGCAATGCCAGATCATTACAGTTACAGAAAATAAAACATTAATACAAGTTTCCGCGCCAGCGTTAGGAATCAAATCTATACAAGTAAACTCATATTTAGAGGTAGTAGGTGTTTTAGTCGCTCACAAAGCAGGTATTAATCCTTGGTCATTAGTCATTAGTCATTAG
- a CDS encoding CPBP family intramembrane glutamic endopeptidase, protein MVEQKQEPEIPYLTRTQVLVAMGATAIILWIVAKLWLRFGNFPLFKLYWQPRDLFLGLGLGLVITVFSGLAYRFSPPYRQSADYYLEMVLKPLALPDLIWLGLLPGLSEELLFRGVMLPALGADHVAVIVSSLCFGVLHLSGSEQWPYVIWASIIGIILAYSALLSGNLLVPILAHILTNCLSSYLWKIRQL, encoded by the coding sequence GTGGTTGAACAAAAACAAGAACCAGAAATTCCTTACCTCACACGCACCCAAGTACTGGTGGCTATGGGGGCAACAGCGATTATTTTGTGGATAGTCGCCAAGCTGTGGTTGCGCTTTGGTAACTTTCCCCTGTTTAAGTTGTACTGGCAGCCCAGAGATTTATTTTTGGGTTTGGGGTTGGGTTTAGTCATCACTGTTTTCAGTGGTTTAGCTTATCGCTTTTCTCCTCCCTATCGTCAAAGTGCAGATTATTACCTAGAAATGGTACTTAAACCTTTAGCTTTACCAGACTTGATTTGGCTGGGGTTGTTACCGGGTTTAAGTGAAGAATTATTATTTCGCGGTGTCATGCTACCAGCTTTAGGTGCTGACCATGTAGCCGTTATTGTCTCAAGTCTTTGTTTTGGAGTTTTACACCTCAGTGGTTCCGAACAATGGCCTTATGTGATTTGGGCAAGTATTATCGGTATCATCTTGGCCTATAGCGCCTTATTGAGTGGCAACTTGTTAGTGCCAATACTGGCTCATATCCTCACAAATTGCCTATCTAGCTATTTGTGGAAAATCCGGCAATTATAG
- a CDS encoding plasmid segregation centromere-binding protein ParR, with amino-acid sequence MFQWSKKVVKSVTFNPEIGDESLLAQVESFLEAQPEKTFSDLCKEALWQALCVPDSVPPSPNTAALPMEQQIGELQRQIAGLEERFFAKESNRLQAMESQILQLSQQMAQLAIMVNQAGSIQPASSSVPTAEVVNNPAFITDTTPQEVDPVISRLSSLVDDF; translated from the coding sequence ATGTTCCAATGGTCAAAAAAGGTAGTTAAATCCGTCACTTTTAATCCAGAAATTGGTGATGAGAGCTTGTTAGCACAGGTAGAAAGTTTCTTGGAGGCACAGCCAGAAAAGACTTTCAGCGACCTCTGTAAAGAGGCTCTTTGGCAAGCTTTATGTGTACCGGACTCTGTACCACCTTCTCCGAATACAGCAGCACTGCCGATGGAACAACAAATCGGTGAGTTGCAACGTCAAATAGCTGGACTTGAGGAACGTTTTTTTGCTAAGGAATCCAATCGTTTGCAGGCTATGGAAAGCCAGATATTGCAGCTTAGTCAACAAATGGCACAACTGGCAATTATGGTCAATCAAGCAGGATCTATTCAGCCTGCAAGTTCATCAGTACCAACGGCAGAGGTAGTTAACAATCCTGCTTTTATTACCGATACCACTCCCCAAGAGGTTGACCCTGTAATTAGTCGCCTGAGTTCTTTGGTTGATGATTTCTAA
- a CDS encoding ParM/StbA family protein has translation MTDQPPVANPMNAAAIPMNRVTATPINNNANKPLSTSGKNILSVDLGRTSTKTCVSREPANVAFIPANVKQMSIEEIKGGVFESKATDPLMDLWLEYKGSGYAVGQLAADFGANLGVGQSKVEDALAKVLASAGYFKLKDEISVIVGLPFLSLEQFEKEKAQLISLVTGPHVLNFRGESLSLNITKVWVMPEGYGSLLWSEAQPNKPATAPDFTKMSVGIVDIGHQTIDCIMVDNFRFARGLSQSEDFGMNKFYDLVANEIHGADSQSLALISAVNKPKGERFYRPKGESKPTNLDDFLPNLTEQFSREICSRVLAWLPERVTDVIITGGGGEFFWEDIQRLLKEAKINAHLAAPSRQANALGQYLYGEAQLSAVRAAR, from the coding sequence ATGACAGACCAACCGCCCGTAGCTAACCCAATGAATGCCGCTGCTATACCCATGAATCGAGTAACGGCAACCCCTATAAATAATAATGCTAATAAGCCCCTCAGCACTTCTGGTAAAAACATTCTCAGCGTTGACTTAGGTAGAACCTCTACCAAAACTTGTGTCAGCCGTGAACCTGCGAATGTGGCTTTCATACCTGCTAATGTCAAGCAGATGTCAATTGAAGAAATCAAGGGTGGCGTGTTTGAATCCAAAGCAACTGATCCTTTGATGGATTTGTGGCTGGAATATAAAGGCAGTGGCTATGCTGTAGGGCAGTTAGCAGCGGATTTTGGCGCAAATTTAGGAGTTGGACAATCTAAGGTAGAGGATGCACTAGCTAAAGTTTTAGCTTCTGCTGGCTACTTTAAACTCAAGGACGAAATTTCTGTAATTGTTGGTTTGCCTTTCCTGTCTCTAGAACAATTTGAGAAGGAAAAAGCCCAGCTAATTAGCTTAGTGACCGGACCCCATGTATTAAATTTCCGTGGTGAATCTTTATCACTCAATATCACTAAAGTTTGGGTGATGCCAGAAGGTTACGGCAGTTTGCTATGGTCTGAAGCTCAACCTAATAAACCAGCGACAGCCCCCGATTTTACAAAAATGTCAGTAGGCATTGTCGATATCGGTCATCAAACGATTGATTGTATCATGGTAGATAACTTCCGCTTTGCTAGAGGTCTTTCTCAAAGTGAAGACTTTGGCATGAACAAGTTTTATGACCTGGTGGCTAACGAAATACACGGGGCTGATAGTCAATCTCTCGCATTGATTTCTGCTGTTAATAAGCCCAAAGGTGAGCGTTTTTATCGTCCTAAAGGTGAAAGCAAGCCCACCAACTTAGATGATTTTCTGCCTAACCTCACAGAGCAGTTTTCGCGGGAAATTTGTTCTCGCGTTTTAGCCTGGTTGCCAGAGCGTGTGACAGATGTGATTATTACTGGTGGTGGTGGAGAGTTCTTCTGGGAAGATATACAACGTCTGCTCAAAGAAGCCAAGATTAATGCCCATCTAGCTGCACCCTCTCGCCAAGCTAACGCTTTAGGGCAGTATCTTTATGGAGAGGCGCAATTGTCTGCTGTTCGCGCTGCTAGGTAA
- a CDS encoding DedA family protein — MLEWITNTINSLGYSGIALLMFLENVFPPIPSELIMPLAGFTASPYQPGGAKLNILGVFLSGLLGSVAGALVWYYPGKFLEERRLKKLANKYGKWLSISSEDIDKAKSWFNRQGGKAVLIGRLVPGIRTLISVPAGMSNMPLLPFLFYTTLGSAAWVALLTYSGYLLGTQYELVDTYLAPVSKIVLGGVVLVFFLWILKRKRQGTGR; from the coding sequence ATGCTCGAATGGATAACTAACACTATCAACTCCTTGGGATATTCAGGAATCGCTCTACTGATGTTCTTGGAGAATGTATTTCCCCCCATACCTTCGGAATTGATTATGCCACTGGCAGGATTTACAGCCAGTCCTTACCAACCAGGAGGGGCAAAACTAAATATATTGGGCGTATTTTTATCAGGACTTTTGGGTTCAGTAGCTGGCGCACTGGTCTGGTACTATCCAGGTAAATTCTTGGAAGAACGACGCTTGAAAAAACTAGCCAACAAGTACGGTAAGTGGCTGAGTATATCTAGCGAAGATATTGATAAGGCTAAAAGCTGGTTCAACAGACAAGGTGGGAAAGCAGTATTAATTGGTCGTCTTGTGCCGGGAATCCGTACCTTAATCTCTGTTCCCGCAGGTATGAGCAATATGCCCTTGCTGCCTTTCTTATTCTACACCACCCTTGGTAGTGCTGCCTGGGTTGCCTTGCTCACATATTCTGGATACTTGTTAGGAACTCAGTATGAACTTGTGGATACATACCTTGCCCCTGTATCTAAAATTGTCCTGGGGGGTGTAGTGCTGGTATTCTTCCTTTGGATACTCAAGCGCAAACGTCAAGGAACTGGCAGATGA
- a CDS encoding Gfo/Idh/MocA family oxidoreductase produces MQNSMSVAEPNLYSQRNQPRAIRIGVIGVGNMGQHHTRVLSSMKDVELIGVSDINVERGLETASKYKVRFFEDYCDLLPHVDAVCIAVPTRLHYAVGINCLLAGIHVLIEKPIAASISEAESLVNAAAESQCILQVGHIERFNPAFRELSQVLKTEEVLALEAHRMSPYSARANDVSVVLDLMIHDIDLLLELAGSPVVKLTANGTRSLDSGYLDYVTATLGFANGIVATLTASKVTHRKIRRIVAHCKNSFTEADFLKNEILIHRQNSHPHNDHRQVLYRQDGLIEKVYTSNVQPLSAELEHFVNCVHGGNQPSVGGEQALKALRLASLIEQMAVEERVWNPLEWQSESRLALS; encoded by the coding sequence GTGCAGAATAGCATGTCAGTGGCAGAACCAAATCTATATTCACAGCGCAACCAGCCACGAGCAATCCGCATAGGCGTGATTGGGGTGGGTAACATGGGACAACATCACACCCGCGTATTGAGTTCAATGAAAGATGTTGAACTGATAGGCGTTTCCGATATTAACGTTGAACGAGGCTTAGAAACCGCCAGCAAATACAAAGTCCGTTTTTTTGAAGATTATTGCGACTTGCTACCCCATGTAGATGCAGTTTGTATTGCTGTTCCCACGCGCTTACATTATGCCGTAGGCATCAACTGTCTGTTAGCGGGAATTCATGTTTTGATTGAAAAGCCAATCGCTGCGAGTATTTCTGAAGCGGAATCTCTAGTCAACGCTGCTGCTGAGTCTCAATGTATTTTGCAAGTAGGACACATTGAGCGTTTTAATCCAGCGTTTAGAGAACTGAGCCAAGTCTTGAAAACAGAGGAAGTCCTGGCGTTAGAAGCTCATCGGATGAGTCCTTATTCAGCCAGGGCGAATGATGTTTCAGTCGTGCTGGATTTAATGATCCATGACATTGACCTACTTTTAGAATTAGCTGGTTCTCCCGTCGTCAAATTGACAGCTAATGGTACTCGTTCCCTAGACTCTGGTTATTTAGATTATGTGACTGCCACCTTGGGCTTTGCCAATGGTATTGTCGCCACTCTCACCGCCAGTAAAGTCACTCACCGTAAAATTCGCCGCATCGTCGCCCATTGCAAAAATTCATTCACTGAAGCCGATTTCCTCAAGAATGAAATTTTGATTCATCGCCAAAATTCCCATCCTCATAATGACCATCGGCAAGTCCTTTACAGGCAAGATGGTTTGATAGAAAAAGTCTATACTAGTAACGTTCAACCTCTTAGCGCAGAGTTAGAGCATTTTGTCAACTGTGTGCATGGAGGCAATCAGCCTTCCGTTGGTGGTGAACAAGCCCTAAAAGCTCTGAGATTAGCCAGTTTAATTGAGCAGATGGCTGTAGAAGAGCGGGTTTGGAACCCATTAGAATGGCAATCCGAATCGAGATTAGCATTGTCATGA
- the queC gene encoding 7-cyano-7-deazaguanine synthase QueC, with product MKAVILLSGGLDSATVLYQARADGCECYAISFDYQQRHRRELQSAMFVAKSVGVVQHQIVNFDLRLWGGSALTDDAIALPEDRSLDEMSQNIPVTYVPARNTIFLSFALGYAETIGAQRVYIGVNALDYSGYPDCRPDYIQAMQEVFRLGTKQGREGQPINIIAPLINLKKTEIIQLGNQLGVPWELTWSCYAGGDQACGVCDSCRLRLDAFAQLGLKDPVDYL from the coding sequence ATGAAAGCTGTAATTCTGTTGTCTGGGGGATTGGATTCTGCTACGGTTCTCTACCAAGCTAGGGCTGATGGTTGTGAATGTTACGCCATTTCCTTTGATTACCAGCAGCGACACCGCCGAGAGTTACAATCAGCTATGTTTGTAGCGAAATCTGTAGGGGTAGTTCAACATCAGATAGTTAATTTTGATTTACGGCTATGGGGTGGTTCAGCTTTGACGGATGATGCGATCGCTCTACCTGAAGATCGTTCCCTCGATGAGATGTCACAAAATATTCCTGTCACTTATGTCCCGGCTCGGAATACTATTTTTTTAAGTTTTGCTTTGGGTTATGCTGAGACTATCGGCGCACAACGTGTATACATCGGCGTTAATGCTTTAGATTACTCTGGTTATCCTGATTGTCGTCCTGATTATATCCAAGCGATGCAGGAAGTTTTCCGCTTGGGAACTAAACAAGGCCGGGAAGGGCAACCTATTAACATTATTGCACCGCTAATTAATTTGAAGAAAACCGAAATTATCCAACTTGGCAATCAGTTGGGTGTACCTTGGGAGTTAACTTGGTCTTGTTATGCTGGTGGTGATCAAGCTTGTGGGGTTTGCGATTCTTGTCGGTTGCGGTTAGATGCTTTTGCCCAGTTGGGTTTGAAAGATCCTGTTGATTATTTATAG
- a CDS encoding transposase, whose amino-acid sequence MANRYYNQRNGKLRSLLPSHQKTSKRLQSLTKKRNFRVDDYLHKASRLIIDHLAKQGIGTLVIGQNPLWKQNANLGSRNNQNFVCIPHARFVQQLSYKAKLVGIKVLVAEESYTSVASFLDQDTIPTYGKADSQEVKFSGRRIRTKLYKAGNGKLIHADVNGSLNILRKVVPTAFSLGIGGVVVPPSEELR is encoded by the coding sequence TTGGCTAACCGTTATTATAATCAAAGAAACGGTAAACTCAGATCTTTACTACCAAGTCATCAAAAGACATCTAAACGATTACAAAGTTTAACTAAAAAACGGAATTTTCGAGTAGATGATTATCTGCATAAAGCGAGTCGGTTAATTATTGACCATTTAGCGAAGCAGGGGATTGGGACTTTAGTAATAGGTCAAAATCCACTGTGGAAGCAAAATGCTAATTTGGGCAGCCGAAATAATCAAAACTTTGTTTGTATTCCCCATGCTCGATTTGTGCAGCAGTTGAGTTATAAGGCGAAGTTAGTAGGGATAAAGGTATTGGTTGCTGAGGAGTCTTACACGAGTGTAGCTTCTTTTTTAGACCAAGATACTATTCCTACTTATGGCAAAGCTGACTCACAAGAAGTGAAATTTAGTGGTCGAAGAATCAGAACTAAGCTTTATAAAGCTGGTAATGGTAAACTGATTCACGCTGATGTGAATGGTAGTTTGAATATTTTACGTAAAGTAGTCCCGACAGCGTTTAGTCTAGGGATAGGGGGCGTTGTAGTGCCTCCTTCGGAGGAGCTTCGCTAA